In Hamadaea flava, a genomic segment contains:
- a CDS encoding integrase: protein MGAGKTSQALQADLLSIAWPAPWEACATDGAYPTPTDVRAVINHALKHGWQPEKRGGTFMLSERQHTAGFTLPDFLLTDRVRTPESADPTVRVIRASKLRHER from the coding sequence ATGGGAGCGGGAAAGACGAGCCAAGCACTTCAGGCGGATCTGCTATCGATCGCCTGGCCAGCACCGTGGGAGGCGTGCGCCACCGACGGCGCGTATCCGACGCCGACCGACGTACGAGCCGTCATCAACCATGCCCTGAAGCACGGATGGCAGCCCGAAAAGCGCGGCGGAACGTTCATGCTGTCCGAACGCCAACACACCGCCGGGTTCACGTTGCCCGATTTCCTTCTGACCGACCGGGTACGGACGCCCGAGAGTGCCGACCCGACAGTCCGGGTGATCCGCGCCTCCAAACTTCGCCATGAACGATGA
- a CDS encoding HEAT repeat domain-containing protein: MTALEALANQPDAARVDEKARSLLDDPDPMVRSRAVSVVAFWARPGALVTLSPLAQDSVPHVRMILGWCLGGLRDQAAEPILRGLLADPDEQVRAFAARGLGRLNRQ, encoded by the coding sequence ATGACGGCACTGGAGGCCCTGGCCAACCAACCAGATGCCGCTCGGGTTGACGAGAAAGCTCGGTCGCTCCTTGATGATCCTGATCCGATGGTTCGTTCCCGGGCTGTCAGCGTGGTCGCCTTCTGGGCTCGGCCTGGGGCGCTCGTCACGCTGTCACCACTGGCTCAAGATTCGGTTCCTCATGTGCGGATGATCCTTGGCTGGTGCCTCGGTGGTCTTCGCGACCAAGCGGCCGAACCCATCCTGCGGGGGCTGCTCGCCGACCCCGACGAGCAGGTGCGTGCGTTCGCCGCCCGCGGCCTCGGACGGCTCAATCGCCAGTAG